In Suncus etruscus isolate mSunEtr1 chromosome 2, mSunEtr1.pri.cur, whole genome shotgun sequence, the genomic stretch GTTCCAGCCTAGACACCAGCCCATGTGCCAGGGGGTGGGGATCCAAGCTCTGCGCCCAATTTTGGGTGCCCCCACTCTGATCTTTATGGGGGGGGGACCATGACATGAAGCAGGGCCAGCCTGGCCCAATGCAGAGCAGATTTCCCTTTGCGAAAACACAGATCCTGTGCCTTACAGATGGGACCACCCACGAGTTATGCCGGGTCCTGGGCACGGATGATATAAAGTTAGCACTGCCCCACGTACTGCCCTGGGACATCCCCTGGGGGACTTCTTGATGCTGCAACAAGTGTCTACCCGTGGGTACAGGAACTCGACATTGTGCTCCCTACCTGCCACTGACACAACAGGGGAGAGAGGTGCCCAGGTGAGAGTGCACTGGGCTGTGACACCCCAGCACAGCGGGCAGCATGGAGGTGGAGGATCCGGGGGTACTTTGGAGGGCAGTCCAGGCCCCAACCCACACCTGTGTTGTAGCCGTCTTGCAGCTCCATGATGAAGCCATGTGCATTGGCCTTCTGTGCGGCCTCCACCACCATCTCAAAGGGCACAGCGGGCAGCCCATAGGAGATGTTGTCCGTGATCGAGCGGGCGAACAGCACTGGCTCCTGGCTCACCAGGGAGATCTGCGGGACACAGGGGCATGAGCTTGGGTTGGTCCGGTCACTGGACATGGTGTCAGCCCTCGGGTCCCAGGCCTGAGACCAGATGGGGCTGCCCTCCCAGCTCCCCTGGAAAGTCATGGTGGCACTGTCCCTCTTCCAAGGCTCCGTTTTTGGGGCACTGAGTCTGACCTCTCTGCTGTCCCATTCAGGCTGACTGGGGGGATGGCAGTACAAACTTGTGTTTGAGTCTTGTTGAAATGTTGaattagggaccagagcgattagcacagtgatagggcgtttgccttgcaagtggccaaaaaaggacagaccaggtttgattcccagcatctcacatggtccctgagccaaaaatcaatgccaggagtgatttctgagcacagagccagaaggaacccctgagcgctgcaggatgtgatccaaaaccctTCCCCACAAAAAGTTAGAGGGAGGTGGAGGCCTTGTAACAAGCTGAGAGCAGAGATGGCAAGTGTGAGTGACCCAAGTGACATCAGGATCAAGGTCTGGGACAGGTGGGGTGTGAGGGACACTGTGTGGCCTGGGCTGTCACCCCTGGATGCACCTACCACTCGGTGCAGGTATTTGTGGTCATAGGCGCTGATGGGCTTCCCGTCCAGCAGCACACGGCCGCCCTCCAGCGGGTAGAAGTTCTCCAAGATGTTGACACACGAACTCTTGCCACTGCCCGACGGCCCCACAAGAGCTGTCACCTTCCCCGGGGACAAGCTGAACGACACATTCTGCAGTCCAGGAGGACAGAGGTAGGCCCTGGGGCAGCATTCCACAGCCAACTGCTgccgcccggccccacatctctctggtcctctgtCCTGCCTGGAAGGTTCTTTTGCAAGAGCAACATGGTTGGCTCCTGTCTGTCATTCACTGGGTATAAACACCACCGCTGTCACCGTGCAGCCCTCCCCTACGGATGCTACCGTCCTCACAGGCTATCCCTGTCACCTCACCCTGCCCAGCGCCTTTCCACTGCTGAGGCTTCAGGAGAATTCAAACCCCAGAGGGTTCAGCCCCACAGGCCCAAATCCTGTAGGCCAGGCTTCCAGATGTGGAGCCTCACCTCGCCTCACCTCACCTGCAGCACTTGGGTGTGGGGCCGGGTGCGGTAGGTGAAGGTCACATCCTCAAAGTCCACTCGGCCTTCCAGGTGGTCGGGGGCCAAGTCCCCATCGTGCACCATGGTGGGCTGCCGGTCGATGAATTCGAAAACCTTCTCGGCCGCTCCCACCCCTTGCATGAGGCCGCTGTACACGGAGCCCACGGACTGTGGACACAGATATATGCACATGCCACAGACAGCGATGGTGATGAGAGTGTGGCAACAGTCAGGAAGCCGCCGGCATCTATCAGTTCAGACCTGGGAGGCAGCTCCACCCCAGCTCTGGGGCACAGGGATTCCCCACAGGAAGCCAAAGGGGCTgttcaccactttttttttttttgctcttgttttggggccacacctggcagcacttaggggttcttcctggctctgtgctcagaaatcactcctggaaggctcgggaccatatgggatgccaggaatcaaacccagtctgtcCCGGATCTGCACTGAGCAAGATAAatgcgctaccgctgtgctatcactctggcccgttCAGCCCTTTCATATTTGGGAGGGGTGCCGGGGAGCAAAGCCAGGGCTGCCCACAATCAGACACAcataagcaaatgccctacagctgagtCATATGGGCCctgaggagggaaaaggaagaccCCTGGAGTGTGGaggacccaggaggaaccccttggCTGCACAGAGGGTCGTTTCTGGGGTTAGGCCCAGCAGCTCTAGGGCAGGAGGGCCAGACAAGCGGGATTCGGATGCTGCAGATTCTCTGGGGTGCCACTTCATCAACATCACACCCACAGAGCACCCCCCAGGCCCTCCCCTCTCCCGCCCCTACTCACCTCCATGCAGTCCCCCAGCACGAACTCGTAGATGATGAAGGAGATAAGGTTCCCGCTGCTCATCTGGCCTGAGATGACCAGATGTCCCCCGTAGTAGAGGATGCTCACCTGGACCACCAGCAGCGTGAGCTGGGGGGCAAGGAGTGAGTGCATTAGGGACTCCCCCACTTCCAGCCTCAAATGGGGCCCCAGAAGCTGCCGGAAGCTCCCATCCGCCTCAGCCTGGATGGAATGCTCCCACCTCCAGCCTCAGAGAGGGTCGGGTGCTGGTGGGGGCCACACTGCGACTGGGCAGAGCATGAAAGGGGGTGCCCTGGGAGAGCAGGGGAGTCTGGGGGACTGTGCCCGCCCACAGAGAGGGTGCATATAGAGCACCCCATGCTCCAGATCAGAAGGAGGCCAGGTGAGACTGGGTGGGTCAGCAGCAAGTCTGCAGTGGTCTGTGGATGGATTCGATTCAGTTCCTGCCTTCTTGGGGGACCCAATCCCAATCTCTGAACTGCTCCCTCCTGTCCTAGCTGTGGCCAGCAGAGGGCATGGAGGGCAGAGTCACCCCTTCCCCCTTCTGCAGGGAGCAGCCCTGACTCACCCCTCTGCATGATCTGGGATCTGCTGTGGGCAGCCTAAGCTGGTCCCTCAGCCACAGGCAGGCTCCCCTCCTCTGTACAGCACCCCGGAGACCCCGACTGTGTACCCCACTGCCCTGACCACGTACCCCACTGCCCCAGACGTAGCAGGTATAGGCGGCCGCCTCCTTGCGATTGAGCGCATAAACCTGCTGCAGCCGCCGTGAGAAGGCCTCGGCCTCCTGGTCCTCGTTGGCGAAGCTGCGCACCGTCTTCATGGCGCTGATGGTCTCCTCGGCCGTGGAGCTGGCCCGGGCCAGCGCGCTCTGCACCTCCTTGGAGAGTCTCTGCAGATAGATGGGTGAGTGTACCAGCTCAGCCACTTAGCCACGCTGCCCCGGCAACCATTCCACAGGGCGCCTACATGGCTGGAGAGGAGCCCAGACCCCCAGTCCTTGCTGTCCCTGGTCAGACTGCCCAGGCCTCCCCTACGCTCCCCTGGAGCTCCagcttcttcttcccttttttttttttaactttatttatttatttatttattggttaataggtttctggcccacacccatcggcgctcaggggttcctcctggctctgcactcagaaatcgtcctggcagtctgggggaccatatgggatgccgggaattgaaccaggtccctcctgggtcgggcGCATtcgaggcaaacactctactgctgtgctatctcttcggcccctgggcTCCAGCTTCTAGGCTGAGCTGGGAGGGAGACAACTATGAGCTCCTTTATTTGTTGGTAATttggggggctactcctggcagcactcagagttagctcctgactctgtgctcagggatcactcttggctctttgctcagggctgacccctggctctttgctctggactcactcctggttctacactcaggaatcactcctggctccatgctctcagATCATCACTCTTGCCTCTgagcttggggcttattcctggcggGATTTAGGGGACCCTATacagtgctggagactgaacccaggttggctgtttgtATGGTGAccgtcctccctgctgtgctatcgctctggcccagtgCTGCTGGGTATTGACCATGCTCAGAGGAAATGAGTCGCCTCTCCTCTTTTCAGGAAAGGGACTTCAATGCCCTTTACCACACCGAAGTTGGGTGTCCTGTATAGGGGGTTCAGGTTAACACTGCACAGAGGATCCCATGGCACAGGGGTGCTATCAGCACTGGCCCACATGAGACCAAGTTAGAGTTTGGACTTGGCTTGGAGATTCCagaactcagagagagagagagagagagagagagagagagagagagagccacacATCCACTGGCTGTGAGATCTGCCTGGCAGTACGAATAGTGGAGTGAGAGCTGAGGGGTTTCTGTGGGTTGGGCACTGCTGCTTAGGTCCTAGGGTATTTCCTAAAAAGCTGGGACTGTCCTGTACCCTAGACCCAATTCCTAGAGGCATCTGCATGAAAGGGGGGCTCAGAGCTGTATCCAATGTCATGTGGTGGACCCTAAAAACAGCTGGAGTCCCAGGGCTGGTGGCCTCAGGGACCTTGGGGTTCCAGCCCAGAGCAGAAAAGCAGGAAGGGCCTGGCTGGAGCAGCTGTAGGACAACTCAGGTCTGGCTCATGTTGATTCTTCCCAGACATGAGTGAGGAAAAGGGAGCCTAGAGTGATGGCTCTGCCCATGGGATGCCATAGGCGGAGGCATGGGGTACACCAGATCGTGTGGGACAGATCACCTGCAGCTCATGGGGAAAGGGAACACAGGGTCTGCACAGCTACATCCTGTTCTTGACGTGCTTGTTCTTGAGGACCTGAGACCCATGAACACAGTCTCAGGGGAGCTTGAAGCCCACACTGCAGTTCTGCAACACCAGCTGCaattcagacacacacacatactcacaaagATACACAGAGCAACACACAAAGACACAGAACACACTCACAAAGATACTCAgatgagtcagagtgatagcacagcgataaggcatttgctttgtatgcggccaacctgggacgaacccaggttcaatccctggcgtcccatatggtcccctaagcctgctaggagcaacttctgagagcagagtcaagagtaactggagggcccggagagatagcacagtggcgtttgccttgcaagcagccgatccaggaccaaaggtggttggttcgaatcccagtgtcccatatggtcccccgtgcctgcaggagctatttctgagcagacagccaggaggaacccctgagcactgccaggtgtgacccaaaaaccaaaaaaataaataaataaaaaaaagagtaactggagcactgcccggtgtggcccctccataaaaaaacaaagatactggggccagagagatagcacagtggtagggcatttaccttgcatgtggctgacccaagacggacctcagtttaatcccgggcatcccatatcggtccccaagccaggagtgatttctttttttctttttttcctaccaggagtgatttctgagtgcaaagacaggagtaactctgagcgttaccgggtgtggccaaaacaaaacaaaacaaaaatctaaaacaaagatacttgggggccagagagatagcacagaggtagggcatttgccttgcacacagccaatccaggacagatggtggttcaaatcccagcatcccatatggtccccgagcctgccagcagcaatttctgagtacactggcaggagtaactcctgagcgccacctggtgtgatccaaaaccaaaaccaaaacaaacagaaaacaagaacaaagagATACAGAGACCCAAAGATACACAGAGATacatacacagagacacagatAGACTCACACACAGAAAAACACACACGGACACATAAAAACaccctcacacacactcacagtcACACATGCCCATTCTCGCTCCTGAGGTGGGCCCTTCTGATAGCTACGGTGTGCACAGGCTCCACTACATCCAGCCCTTCCTGCAGACACCACCCAGAGACATGTGGAGTCCCCAGGACCCCTCTTGCTGTCTCACAGGGGGACCCTGCCCCGGGAAGCGCCTGAGTCGGGGGATGGGACGGACGGGGCTTCTGTAGGACGAGGTGTGGGGACCCACCTTGTAGTACTTGCCGTAGGTGTCGGACACCATCATGATGATGGGGAAGCCCATGAAGGTGACCAAGGAGAGTTGCCAGGACAGGCTGAACATGAAGACCACCACGCCCGTCACCTTGACCGTGTTCCGCAGGAAGATGTTGATGTTTTGGGATACCAGGTCACTCACCATGGTGGTGTCCGAGGTGAGGCGGGAGATGAGGTCACCTATAGCATGGGGGGAGGGAACATGGGGGCTTCCGGACAGGCCTCCTGGGCCAGGGGAGGCCACAGGGGACCCAGCCTCGCACCACCCacacccagctctatgctcaggcccCAGATGGGGTATCTGGCCAGCGTGGGTCCGAGGGGGGTCATGACCAGCCAGGCCACTCTGGGCTCCTGCTGGGACCTTGGCTGACCTGGCTGGGCCTGGCTCCAGCCATAGCAGGCAGCCAGAACTACAGCCCGTTTGTTCCCCAGGGTTATGGGCTAGGTCCGGGGACCCCGAGTTCACGGCCACCACCAGCCCCCCGGAGGACCAACCTGTTCGGTTTTCATCAAAGAAGCTGGTTTCCTGGGCCACCAGTGAGCGGAAGAGCCGGTTTCGCAGGCGAATGTTCAGTCTGGCAAATATGAGGGTAAAAATGCCGCCCCGAATACCTGCGGCAAACGAGCTAATTGCAGATAAGAGATGTTACACAGAGCAGACGGCCCCGCGGCCACAGGGAGGGCCCAGGGGGTGGGGGCAGGTCTCGGACCCCGCACCCCCTTCCCCCCGTCCCTCCCCTGCACGGGCCAGGGCTCAGCTACCTGCCAACTGCCAGAAGGCACATGCCCAGGACGGCCGTGCTGAACTGCTCCATGCTCTTCTGGATGACGATGCCGTCGATGGCACGGCCTGTGTAGTAGGGGAGGAAAGTCTCCCCTGTGGGGACGGGGCGCTCTCAGCACAGGGGGGCAGTCTCCTCCCAGGCACCCCAAGCACAGGCTCTGCTGTGGCCCGTGTCAGCCCCTTCTGTGGACAAGACCCCGAAGCCAAAGGGTAAGGTCGGAGCTTGCCCGGGGCCATGCAGTCAGCAATGCCGCCTCATCCCTACTCTGGTGTCAGAGTCCAGGTCCCAGATGGGGATACTCTACAGCCAGCTGTGTCCCAGAGGCCCTGTACAACTGACTAGGGAATTCCTCACCTGTGTCTTTTAAATACACAcatctgggaccggagagatagcacatcagggagggcattcgctttgcatgtggctgacccacattcgatccctggcatcccatatggttccctgagtctgccaggagtaattttttttttttttttttggtttttgggtcacacccggcggtgctcaggggtcactcctggctgtctgctcagaaatagctcctggcaggcacgggggaccatatgggacaccgggattcgaaccaaccacctttggtcctggattggctgcttgcaaggcaaatgccgctgtgctatctctccgggccctaccaggagtaatttttgagcgcagaggcaggagtaacccctgagcggtgtggcccaaatcctgtgccacccccaaaaaaaaaacccaaataacctATTGGCCTGGGGAGATGCTTGGCAAGGTGGAGCGGTGTTTTCTCAGGGTCTCTTAGTCCATCTCTGGTGCTATGTGTCCCCAGCACACtgagagaaacccctgagcgcccagCTGCGAGCAGCCCCCCTCAAATACTGCTCTTGTGATCACCGGAGTTTGCACACAGCTTGACCGAGGTATGAGAGCTCCTGCAGCTGTGGGAGATGGTGGGGGGCCATACCCGCTTTTAATGAGTGAGCTCTGGCCAGGACGCTGCTAAGGGTGGCTTGAGGCCTGGGAGGGATCAACAATGGCAGCCCTGGGGCTGCAGCggtggtgcagggcgtaaggcgtttgccttgcatgcactactagcctaggacggatcatggtATTCCGCatggtcccctaatccaggagcaatttctgagcacatagccaggagtaacccgagtgtcaccgggcatggcccaaaaaaccaaaaccaaaaccaaaaacaatggcAGCACTGCCACAACACGCTCAGGGCATGGGGATTCCTTGGGATTCAAACTCACAACTGTGTGTGAGCAGGGCAGATGCTCCGAACCCGGATCTGGGCAGAGGTGAGAGTTGGGCGGTGTCTGGGGTGGGGGCCAGGAATGGGAGACTCAGAGCAACTGAGCCCTCTACCCCATCCACACAGCAGTGAGTGAAGGAGTGAGCTCTGGTCCCAAACTAGCTCCGACTGAGTGCTCCCTTTCCGGTGCTCGCCAGCCCAGTGCTCTGGGACACCCACTCTCAGCTCAGACGGTGTCCCCCTGCTTGTGACCCTTCTTGGGCCTCCCAGGTATCTGGGCACCTGCTGTGGAGGgttggcgccccctgctggcttCAGCACAGGTCGCCCTCCCAGAGTCTGGCACTGCTGGGTTTACCCATAAGAACCTGCATAGGCATTTTCATCACTGACAACACCAACCAGTGCCAGTTTGCCGGGCCGGGCAAGGGAGACCTGGAAGGGATTCAGACAAGCTGGCGATTGGCGAGGCCCCATCAGATCTTGGGGACTGGAAATCAATCGTTCTGctgttgttttgaggccaaacccagctgtgctcagggttcactcctggtggtgctcaaggggccatctgggatgttggAGGTCGAACCCTGGTTGGTTGTGTGTGAAGTAAGAGCTTCacattgctgtgctatagctctggccctgggaagaattcctttttttaattttattttattgttttttggtcacaactggcaacattcaggggttcctcctggctctgcactcagaaatcgctcctggcaggctcgagggactatatgggatgccggagatcaaacccagatttgtcccaggttggctgcatgtaaggcaaatgccctctcgctgtgctatcactctagccctatgagccatttttcttttttcttttcttttttttttggcttttgggccaaacccagtgatgctcaggagttacccctggctatgtgctcagaaattgctcctggcttgggggaacatatgggacgccaggggatcgaaccatggtctgtcctggatcggctgcgtgcaaggcaaaagccctaccacttgcaccaccgctccggccccctatgagccatttttcttttcttttcttcttttttttatgagtCATTTTTCTAAGTGACTAACCAATAGaccaaccatgtgcaaagcaaatcctcaccctgctgtgatattgctcctgCTCCTCATTCCACAAAACATCCTTGGGACAGCCCCAAAggcactatactctctctctctctctggctctgaggGATTTTCTTTTTAGCTTCATTTCAAACTCTGCTCCAGAGAAACTGAACTACCAAGTGCTTCTGGGTGGAGCAAGGAAAGATGGGACTGCCAGGCCCTGGCAAAGGGGAAGTTAAACTCTTAAAGGCCTCGTGGGCCATCCCAGCCTGCCTCGTCCTGGCTGGATGTGGGGTCATTCACTcatattgtttgttgttgttgtagtttttttAGGCGGTGGGGAGTTTGGGTCATACTGGCAGCGCTCTGGtttatcctgactctgcacacagaaattgatcctggcgacttgggggaccaggtgggatgctgggaattgaaccgggatccatccagggttggccgcatgcaaggcaaatgccctaccactgtgctattgctccagcccctgggaagaattctttgagtttctttgttgttgttgttgctgctgtttatgtattttgggggagccacacctggctctgtgctcagaaaccattcctggcaagttcaggggaccatatgagatgccggagttcgaacccgggtcagcaaaCTCCCTGTTAGCTGTCCTATTGCTCTCCTCTATGGTTGTGTTTTTGGCagtcatacctggctgtactcagggcttactcttggctctgtgctcaggaatcactcctggcagtgttcagagattattcctggcaggctttggggaccatatgggatgttggagatcggattgggattggctacatgcatggcaagtaccttaccagCTGTCCTATAGTTCTGGCCCTATTTGAagatttgttttaagaaaaaaatttttttttggtttttgggccaca encodes the following:
- the ABCB9 gene encoding ABC-type oligopeptide transporter ABCB9, which codes for MQLWKAVVVTLAFMSVDVAVTTAIYLLSHPDRSLLEDIRHFNVFDSVLDLWAACLYRSCLLLGATIGVAKNSALGPRRLRASRAVIALVCLFVGVYAMVKLLLFSEVRRPVRDPWFWALFVWTYVSLAASFLLWRLLATVRPHAKALERGAGAEAEAFPTEGQALPEQASGATLQKLLSYTKPDVAFLVAASFFLIVAALGETFLPYYTGRAIDGIVIQKSMEQFSTAVLGMCLLAVGSSFAAGIRGGIFTLIFARLNIRLRNRLFRSLVAQETSFFDENRTGDLISRLTSDTTMVSDLVSQNINIFLRNTVKVTGVVVFMFSLSWQLSLVTFMGFPIIMMVSDTYGKYYKRLSKEVQSALARASSTAEETISAMKTVRSFANEDQEAEAFSRRLQQVYALNRKEAAAYTCYVWGSGLTLLVVQVSILYYGGHLVISGQMSSGNLISFIIYEFVLGDCMESVGSVYSGLMQGVGAAEKVFEFIDRQPTMVHDGDLAPDHLEGRVDFEDVTFTYRTRPHTQVLQNVSFSLSPGKVTALVGPSGSGKSSCVNILENFYPLEGGRVLLDGKPISAYDHKYLHRVISLVSQEPVLFARSITDNISYGLPAVPFEMVVEAAQKANAHGFIMELQDGYNTETGEKGAQLSGGQKQRVAMARALVRNPSVLILDEATSALDAESEYLIQQAIHGNLQRHTVLIVAHRLSTVERAHLIVVLDKGRVVQQGTHQQLLAQGGLYAKLVQRQILSLEPTAGYQEMPGSGGPKA